Proteins encoded by one window of Salmonirosea aquatica:
- the gmd gene encoding GDP-mannose 4,6-dehydratase — MKKALVTGITGQDGAYLAELLLSKGYEVHGIKRRTSLFNTQRIDHIYEDPHEKNIRFHLHYGDLSDSTNIIRIIQDVQPDEIYNLGAMSHVQVSFEEPEYTANVDGIGTLRILEAVRLLGLAKKTKIYQASTSELYGLVQEVPQSETTPFYPRSPYAVAKLYGYWITVNYREAYDMFAVNGILFNHESPLRGETFVTRKITRAVARIALGLQDKVYLGNMDAQRDWGHAKDYVEAMWLILQQEKAEDYVIATGQTTRIREFVRMAFAEVGVELEFKGEGVDEKGVVVKSSNPEYQLAEGKEVVAIDERYFRPTEVELLIGDPTKSQTKLGWKPKYDLKALVNDMVMADLELFKQDKLLENSGHRVLNYFE, encoded by the coding sequence ATGAAAAAAGCATTGGTTACCGGAATTACCGGACAAGATGGCGCCTACCTCGCCGAACTGCTCCTGAGCAAAGGGTATGAGGTACATGGTATAAAACGCCGGACATCTTTGTTCAATACGCAACGCATTGATCACATCTACGAAGATCCTCACGAAAAAAATATTCGTTTTCACCTGCATTATGGTGATCTGAGCGACTCAACCAATATCATTCGGATCATTCAGGATGTGCAGCCCGACGAAATTTATAACCTTGGGGCTATGTCGCACGTACAGGTGAGTTTTGAGGAGCCTGAATACACTGCCAACGTAGATGGTATCGGAACGCTCCGGATTCTGGAAGCCGTTCGCCTCCTGGGACTGGCCAAAAAGACCAAGATTTACCAGGCTTCTACTTCTGAACTTTATGGACTGGTACAGGAAGTACCTCAATCCGAAACTACGCCTTTCTACCCGCGCTCGCCCTATGCCGTGGCGAAATTGTACGGTTACTGGATTACGGTCAACTACCGTGAGGCGTATGATATGTTCGCAGTGAATGGGATTTTATTCAACCATGAATCACCTCTACGGGGCGAAACGTTTGTAACCCGCAAAATTACCCGGGCCGTAGCCCGCATTGCGCTGGGTTTACAAGATAAGGTGTATTTGGGGAATATGGACGCCCAACGCGACTGGGGTCATGCCAAGGACTACGTTGAAGCCATGTGGTTGATCCTGCAACAGGAAAAAGCCGAGGACTATGTGATTGCTACTGGCCAAACCACCCGGATCAGGGAGTTCGTACGCATGGCTTTTGCGGAGGTAGGTGTAGAGCTGGAGTTTAAAGGTGAAGGCGTTGATGAGAAGGGAGTCGTGGTCAAAAGCAGTAATCCAGAATACCAGCTTGCCGAAGGCAAGGAAGTAGTGGCGATCGATGAGCGGTACTTCCGGCCTACCGAGGTGGAACTGCTGATCGGCGACCCGACCAAGTCTCAAACCAAACTGGGTTGGAAACCAAAGTACGATCTGAAAGCTCTGGTAAATGACATGGTAATGGCCGATTTGGAATTATTTAAGCAAGATAAACTTCTGGAGAACAGCGGCCATCGGGTGCTGAATTATTTTGAATAG
- a CDS encoding SPOR domain-containing protein: MIADKYSILIFLVTGIVAGSGCTKKTVSNASKDRYEAELSKVRPHYTYVEPVIEKPKETEKKDPPPRYRPSKTEEPLYINKRLEAVLDTMAEQNRAIRYISGFRIQLYVGNTRQDADNAKSFVYQLFPELNPYVSYSQPSYRVKAGDFMYRADAEEYLAQMRQQYPSAVILPERVEIKKGLEIRASADTLK, from the coding sequence ATGATAGCTGACAAGTATAGTATTCTGATCTTTCTGGTAACAGGAATCGTGGCGGGATCAGGATGTACAAAAAAGACGGTATCAAATGCTTCAAAAGACCGTTATGAAGCAGAACTGAGCAAAGTGAGGCCCCACTATACTTACGTAGAACCTGTCATTGAGAAACCGAAAGAAACGGAAAAGAAGGATCCACCGCCACGCTACCGACCTTCCAAAACGGAAGAACCCCTCTACATCAATAAACGGTTGGAGGCTGTGTTGGATACCATGGCTGAGCAGAATCGCGCCATTCGGTATATAAGCGGATTTCGGATTCAACTGTACGTTGGAAACACCCGGCAGGATGCTGATAATGCAAAGTCGTTTGTCTATCAACTTTTCCCGGAGTTGAATCCATACGTGAGTTATTCCCAGCCCTCGTACCGGGTTAAGGCCGGCGACTTCATGTACCGGGCCGACGCGGAAGAGTACCTTGCCCAAATGCGTCAGCAATATCCATCGGCGGTTATCCTGCCCGAACGGGTGGAAATTAAAAAAGGACTGGAAATTAGAGCCTCAGCGGATACACTTAAGTAA
- the murB gene encoding UDP-N-acetylmuramate dehydrogenase, producing MEIQQNVSLRPYNTFGFDVRARYFVSITSVEQLQELLRDPQWEALPKWILGDGSNVLLTQDVNALVIQIAIKGIEQVREDTQHVWLRAGAGESWHQFVLYCVENEFAGVENLSLIPGTVGAAPMQNIGAYGVEIKDVFEELEAVEIATGTIQIFDGPACAFGYRESVFKRSMKDRYIITSVTLRLQKIPDFHVTYGDIQKTLEAMDIRELSLRAVSDAVIQIRQSKLPDPAQIGNAGSFFKNPEIPRAAFEVLKAQYPNLPGYPVNGEIVKVPAGWLIEQAGWKGHREGSVGVHDRQALVLVHYGTGAGQQIKALAYKIQNSVEDKFGIQLSPEVNFM from the coding sequence ATGGAAATTCAGCAAAACGTCTCACTGCGTCCTTACAACACCTTCGGCTTCGATGTCCGGGCTCGTTATTTTGTTTCCATTACCTCGGTGGAACAGCTGCAGGAACTGTTGCGCGATCCGCAATGGGAAGCGCTTCCCAAATGGATTTTGGGTGATGGCAGCAATGTGCTGCTTACTCAGGATGTGAATGCACTGGTCATTCAGATCGCCATCAAGGGAATAGAACAAGTCCGTGAAGATACTCAACATGTATGGCTACGGGCAGGGGCCGGCGAGAGCTGGCATCAGTTTGTACTATACTGCGTCGAAAACGAGTTTGCCGGTGTAGAAAACCTCTCCCTGATTCCCGGTACCGTGGGCGCGGCACCGATGCAAAACATTGGCGCCTACGGGGTAGAAATCAAAGACGTATTTGAAGAACTGGAAGCCGTAGAAATCGCAACCGGTACCATTCAAATATTTGACGGCCCTGCCTGTGCCTTCGGATACCGGGAAAGCGTATTCAAGCGGAGTATGAAAGACCGCTACATCATTACTTCGGTGACGCTCCGTTTACAGAAAATACCTGATTTTCATGTCACATATGGCGATATTCAAAAAACCTTGGAAGCCATGGACATCCGCGAACTTTCACTACGCGCAGTTAGTGATGCGGTGATACAAATTCGTCAGAGCAAATTACCCGATCCGGCGCAGATTGGTAACGCGGGAAGTTTTTTTAAGAATCCCGAAATTCCCCGAGCGGCTTTTGAGGTACTTAAGGCCCAATACCCAAACCTGCCTGGCTACCCCGTGAACGGAGAGATAGTAAAGGTACCCGCCGGGTGGCTCATTGAGCAGGCCGGCTGGAAAGGCCACCGCGAAGGGTCTGTGGGGGTTCACGACCGGCAGGCGCTGGTGCTAGTACATTACGGTACTGGCGCCGGCCAGCAAATCAAAGCGTTAGCCTACAAAATACAGAATTCGGTAGAAGATAAATTCGGCATACAACTGTCCCCGGAAGTAAATTTCATGTAG
- a CDS encoding ROK family protein codes for MEQYLGIDVGGTNVKMGIVDATDGRISNFYSHDTASWRKSGHFVERLGDAIALQLLEHPHVKRTGIGVPGLITRDRSTLIEITAIPEIDGIRIIPELSTRFPGHTFYLENDANAAALGEYYFGEEKLPEDYIFVTLGTGIGGAAIIDKKVFKGGGGNAMEPGHVPSRHGRVLERNIGKVELLHMANEMRAAYKGETQLPKDGTISTTGLVAAAAENDELAMRVFDEMGAMLGDGLVAMIRILDITTILIGGGISASFDFIMPSVKRQLDYWLTPHYLKNLVVKRATLANDAGLLGAASLCFE; via the coding sequence ATGGAACAGTACCTCGGCATAGACGTAGGCGGCACCAACGTAAAAATGGGAATCGTAGACGCTACTGATGGAAGGATTTCAAACTTTTACAGCCATGACACCGCCAGCTGGCGCAAATCGGGCCACTTTGTCGAGCGTCTGGGCGATGCCATTGCCCTGCAGCTACTGGAGCACCCCCACGTCAAACGTACCGGAATCGGGGTACCTGGCCTGATTACCCGTGACCGCAGCACCCTGATCGAGATCACTGCCATACCCGAAATCGATGGTATCCGTATTATTCCCGAACTGAGCACCCGTTTTCCCGGCCATACCTTTTATCTGGAGAATGATGCCAATGCGGCCGCATTGGGTGAATACTACTTTGGCGAAGAAAAACTTCCCGAGGACTATATTTTTGTTACGCTGGGTACCGGCATCGGCGGCGCGGCTATCATTGATAAGAAAGTATTCAAAGGTGGAGGCGGCAATGCCATGGAGCCAGGTCACGTACCTTCCCGACATGGCCGCGTTCTGGAGCGTAATATCGGAAAGGTTGAATTGCTGCACATGGCCAATGAAATGAGAGCTGCCTACAAAGGTGAAACTCAACTACCCAAAGACGGTACCATCTCTACAACAGGTCTGGTGGCCGCCGCCGCTGAAAACGATGAGCTGGCTATGCGTGTTTTTGACGAAATGGGTGCCATGCTCGGCGATGGCCTGGTAGCCATGATTCGGATCCTGGATATCACGACCATCCTGATCGGAGGCGGTATTTCGGCGTCTTTTGACTTTATTATGCCTTCGGTAAAGCGCCAGCTCGACTACTGGCTCACGCCCCACTACTTGAAAAATCTGGTGGTCAAACGGGCTACTTTGGCCAATGATGCGGGTTTGCTCGGAGCCGCTTCGCTATGCTTCGAATGA
- a CDS encoding SDR family oxidoreductase, with product MNPLAVITGATKGIGRAAAERFLEGGFDVVTCARQRDTLESFREAAQARYANSSLLIHQADLSVRSDTDHFVDYVNSLNRPVALLVNNTGVFVPGQLHTEPAGILERSIETNVYSAYHVTRGLLPGMIARQEGHIFNICSTASIMAYPNGGSYSVSKFALYGMTKVFREELKPLGIKVTALLPGATLTESWAGTELPESRFMKAQDIAESIWSAYHLSSSAVVEEIILRPQAGDIG from the coding sequence ATGAATCCACTAGCCGTCATTACCGGTGCTACCAAGGGAATTGGCCGGGCTGCCGCCGAGCGTTTTTTGGAAGGGGGCTTCGACGTGGTTACCTGCGCCCGGCAAAGGGACACGCTGGAAAGTTTTCGTGAGGCCGCCCAGGCGCGTTATGCTAATTCTTCACTTTTGATTCATCAGGCCGATCTGTCGGTGCGTTCCGACACCGATCACTTCGTGGACTACGTCAACTCCCTCAATCGCCCCGTGGCGCTGCTGGTCAATAACACGGGTGTATTCGTACCCGGTCAACTGCACACAGAACCCGCTGGCATACTCGAACGTTCCATCGAAACCAATGTTTACAGTGCCTACCACGTAACAAGGGGTTTGTTGCCGGGCATGATCGCCCGGCAGGAAGGACATATCTTTAACATTTGTTCTACGGCCAGTATCATGGCCTATCCGAACGGAGGCTCTTACAGCGTCTCCAAATTTGCGCTATATGGGATGACCAAGGTCTTTCGTGAAGAACTCAAGCCGCTGGGCATCAAAGTGACTGCCCTGTTGCCGGGGGCTACTCTTACTGAAAGTTGGGCAGGGACAGAATTGCCCGAATCGCGTTTTATGAAGGCCCAAGACATCGCCGAGAGCATCTGGTCGGCTTATCATCTGTCGTCTTCAGCGGTGGTCGAAGAAATTATCCTGCGTCCCCAAGCCGGGGATATTGGGTAA
- a CDS encoding MlaE family ABC transporter permease: protein MATIGKYFIFLGTLFTRRERMRVYWRRFIEECVGIGVSSVLIVSIVSIFIGAVSCIQTAYNLVSPIIPVSTVALVVRDMVILELAPTITCIVLAGKVGSNIAGELGTMRITEQVDALEVMGINSASYLILPKVLAAMVMFPMLVVLAAFLGILGGYLAGTLTGAVSPRDYVYGIRDSFVPFNIFFMCVKPFVFGFLIATVSAYKGYFTKGGALEVGQSSTQAVTNSCIAVLAADYLLAQLFL, encoded by the coding sequence ATGGCCACCATCGGAAAATACTTCATTTTTTTAGGAACGCTCTTTACCCGGCGCGAAAGGATGAGGGTCTATTGGCGGCGGTTCATAGAAGAATGCGTGGGGATTGGCGTTAGCTCGGTATTGATCGTTTCCATCGTTTCTATTTTTATTGGCGCGGTATCCTGCATCCAAACGGCCTACAATCTGGTCAGTCCTATCATTCCGGTTTCTACCGTTGCCCTGGTGGTGCGCGACATGGTGATTCTGGAACTGGCCCCTACCATTACCTGCATTGTGCTGGCCGGGAAAGTCGGCTCCAATATTGCCGGGGAGCTAGGTACCATGCGGATCACGGAGCAGGTGGATGCCCTGGAAGTAATGGGGATCAATTCTGCTTCCTACCTGATCCTGCCTAAGGTACTGGCCGCGATGGTTATGTTTCCGATGCTGGTGGTACTGGCGGCTTTCCTGGGGATTCTGGGCGGATACCTGGCAGGTACCCTCACCGGCGCCGTCTCACCGCGCGACTATGTGTACGGCATCCGCGACTCATTCGTACCCTTCAATATCTTCTTCATGTGTGTGAAACCTTTTGTCTTCGGCTTTTTGATAGCCACGGTTTCGGCCTATAAAGGGTACTTTACCAAAGGTGGGGCCCTGGAGGTAGGGCAGTCGAGCACACAAGCCGTAACCAATAGCTGCATTGCCGTGCTGGCGGCGGATTACCTTCTTGCCCAACTTTTCCTGTAA
- a CDS encoding ABC transporter ATP-binding protein, with amino-acid sequence MIEIKDIVKSFGDNDVLKGISCELRQGETNLIIGGSGTGKSVLLKCTIGLVRPDSGSILYNGRSFYQSDKEGQQAIRREMGVLFQGGALFDSQTVHQNVQFPLDMLTSMPPDEKNDRVAFCLQRVGLENTGKLMPSEISGGMKKRVAIARAIVMNPKYLFCDEPNSGLDPLTGVKIDELIREITDEYKITTVVITHDMNSVMEIGDNVIFLYKGRKLWEGDNNAILHTDVKELKEFIFANKLLREMRD; translated from the coding sequence ATGATTGAGATAAAAGATATCGTCAAGTCATTCGGCGACAATGATGTATTAAAGGGAATCAGCTGTGAGCTACGGCAGGGCGAAACCAATCTGATCATCGGCGGCAGCGGTACGGGTAAAAGTGTGCTTCTTAAATGTACCATTGGGCTTGTCAGGCCCGATTCGGGCAGCATCCTGTACAATGGCCGCAGTTTTTACCAGAGTGACAAGGAAGGACAGCAGGCGATCCGCCGCGAAATGGGGGTCTTGTTTCAGGGAGGGGCTTTATTCGATTCTCAGACGGTCCATCAGAACGTCCAGTTTCCTTTGGATATGCTTACCTCGATGCCTCCGGATGAAAAGAACGACCGGGTGGCGTTTTGCCTGCAGCGGGTAGGTCTGGAGAATACGGGCAAATTGATGCCTTCCGAAATTAGCGGCGGGATGAAAAAGCGGGTGGCCATCGCCCGTGCCATCGTCATGAACCCCAAGTACCTCTTCTGTGACGAGCCCAACTCGGGTCTTGATCCGCTCACCGGTGTGAAAATTGACGAGTTAATTCGGGAGATTACCGACGAGTATAAGATTACCACGGTAGTCATCACGCACGACATGAATTCGGTGATGGAGATCGGCGACAATGTGATCTTTCTTTACAAAGGTCGAAAACTATGGGAAGGCGATAATAACGCCATCCTGCATACCGATGTCAAGGAATTGAAGGAATTCATTTTTGCCAACAAGCTTTTGCGCGAAATGCGCGACTGA
- a CDS encoding oligosaccharide flippase family protein codes for MSVLKKLAGETATYGVSTMLGRLLNYLLVFLYTQFDPALLAVQAQLYAYAGFFFIIYTFGMETSFFRFARKEGDKQAYYNLILSAVIVVSIVISTLLILFAEPVARLIEYPEEVTLVRWMAIIMATDGIMAIPFARLRLEGKAKKFVRVRIINILLVIGLNVFFLVFCRAIYDGEYLSSLRPLVALIYIPDVPAAYIVLANLIANLTFFWFMRQELMDFQFVWNWKIFRPVWVYAFPIMIMNIAGVTNLLFDRMALQFLLPDGFYPGRTTRDAIGIYSQTFKLSIFMNLAIQAFKYAAEPFFFSKAEDKNAPEVFADVMKWFIIICVLMGVGICLNLPTLAEIFLRRKIYHEGLPVVPWLLLGFLFLGIYYNLATWFKLTDKTQYGTYLTVMGACITALLNIVLVPIMGYLGCALAFASSSVIMTALCYAFGQKFYPVPYRVGSALGYVLLGGTVVFGASFLPRAGFWIDLGVGLMTFFLFAAIVLLIERDTLPVRFRRYLGKSA; via the coding sequence ATGAGCGTACTTAAAAAACTGGCTGGTGAAACCGCGACATATGGAGTCAGCACCATGCTGGGGCGGTTGCTGAACTATCTGCTGGTGTTCCTGTATACCCAGTTCGATCCGGCACTGTTGGCCGTACAGGCGCAACTGTACGCGTACGCCGGTTTCTTTTTTATCATCTATACCTTCGGGATGGAAACGTCCTTCTTTCGCTTTGCTAGGAAAGAAGGAGACAAACAGGCTTACTACAATCTTATTTTAAGTGCGGTGATCGTGGTCAGCATAGTGATTTCGACCCTGCTCATCCTTTTTGCCGAACCCGTGGCCCGCCTGATCGAGTATCCCGAGGAAGTAACTTTGGTACGATGGATGGCGATCATAATGGCTACGGACGGAATCATGGCCATTCCTTTTGCGCGGCTTCGACTGGAGGGCAAGGCCAAAAAATTCGTACGAGTACGAATCATCAATATTCTGCTGGTCATTGGCCTCAATGTATTCTTCCTGGTTTTCTGTCGGGCTATTTATGATGGGGAGTACCTATCTTCGCTACGACCCCTGGTAGCGCTGATTTACATCCCTGATGTGCCGGCGGCCTACATCGTGCTGGCCAACCTGATTGCCAATCTAACCTTCTTCTGGTTTATGCGACAGGAACTGATGGATTTCCAATTCGTGTGGAACTGGAAGATCTTCCGACCGGTGTGGGTATATGCCTTTCCCATTATGATCATGAATATTGCCGGGGTCACCAACTTGCTTTTTGACCGGATGGCTCTACAATTTCTGTTGCCTGACGGATTTTATCCGGGCCGCACCACGCGGGATGCCATCGGGATTTACAGCCAGACCTTTAAGCTGTCCATTTTTATGAATCTGGCCATTCAGGCTTTCAAATACGCTGCCGAACCTTTTTTCTTTTCGAAAGCCGAGGACAAAAACGCCCCGGAGGTGTTCGCCGATGTGATGAAATGGTTTATAATCATTTGTGTACTCATGGGAGTAGGAATCTGCCTGAACTTGCCCACGCTGGCGGAGATTTTCCTGCGCCGCAAAATCTATCACGAGGGCCTGCCCGTGGTACCCTGGCTATTATTGGGTTTCCTGTTCCTGGGGATTTATTATAACCTGGCAACCTGGTTCAAACTGACTGATAAGACCCAGTACGGTACCTACCTTACCGTGATGGGCGCTTGTATTACGGCGTTGCTCAACATCGTGCTGGTGCCCATCATGGGGTATCTGGGTTGCGCGCTGGCCTTTGCGAGCTCGTCGGTCATCATGACGGCATTGTGCTACGCATTCGGACAGAAATTCTATCCTGTTCCCTACCGGGTAGGTTCAGCATTAGGCTATGTGTTATTGGGAGGCACAGTGGTATTTGGGGCTTCTTTTCTGCCCAGAGCCGGTTTTTGGATAGACTTGGGAGTGGGGTTGATGACATTCTTTTTGTTTGCGGCCATAGTACTGCTCATCGAACGCGACACACTGCCTGTACGATTCAGAAGGTACCTGGGAAAATCAGCCTAG
- a CDS encoding TetR/AcrR family transcriptional regulator has translation MATQAKVKKRDRERTKGKILKAVGEVIEKYGTEKVGVNLIAREAGVNKVLIYRYFGGVDGLMEQYVKTGQYTSTSSLEYIENLPIPAPEDRAKMWADVLTKGLADLRERKATRDLIRWEIGAGKPVMTDARNDSSMKMYEKIGELPNYPNTSPMLAILIGGMYHLAVSADYRDKFATVDLQSEEDWKRLEQTMKDIIMALDKK, from the coding sequence ATGGCTACACAGGCAAAAGTAAAAAAGCGTGATCGCGAACGTACCAAAGGCAAGATTCTGAAAGCCGTTGGTGAGGTGATTGAAAAATACGGCACCGAAAAAGTGGGGGTCAATCTGATCGCCCGCGAAGCAGGTGTTAACAAAGTGCTCATCTACCGGTATTTCGGAGGAGTCGACGGCCTGATGGAACAATATGTAAAAACCGGACAGTACACCTCTACTTCCAGCCTGGAGTATATTGAAAACCTTCCGATTCCTGCCCCCGAAGATCGGGCCAAGATGTGGGCCGATGTACTTACGAAAGGATTAGCCGATTTGCGGGAGCGTAAGGCTACGCGTGACCTGATTCGCTGGGAAATTGGAGCGGGCAAGCCCGTAATGACCGATGCCCGCAACGACTCTAGTATGAAGATGTATGAAAAAATAGGTGAATTACCCAATTATCCCAATACCAGCCCCATGCTGGCCATTTTGATTGGCGGAATGTACCATCTGGCAGTTTCAGCCGATTACCGGGATAAATTTGCCACTGTGGATTTACAGTCGGAAGAAGACTGGAAACGGCTTGAGCAAACCATGAAAGACATCATCATGGCTTTGGATAAGAAATAA
- the fabD gene encoding ACP S-malonyltransferase, with amino-acid sequence MKAYVFPGQGSQFKGMGADLYQSSSQAQHLFEQANKILDFELTRIMFEGTDEELKQTNVTQPAIFLHSVVLATVTPNFDPAMVAGHSLGEFSALVAAGGLSFEDGLKLVAQRADAMQKACEIQPSTMAAILGLPDEVIEEVCASIKDEIIVPANYNCPGQVVISGTMEGIRIACEKLKEAGAKRALPLPVGGAFHSPLMEPAREELAKAIEQTRLQPPRCPIYQNVTACPSTDIDSIKTNLIAQLTAPVRWTQSVERMVADGATSFVECGPGKVLQGLVRKIASEVETAGL; translated from the coding sequence ATGAAGGCATACGTTTTTCCCGGCCAGGGATCTCAATTCAAAGGTATGGGTGCGGACTTATACCAATCTTCATCTCAGGCTCAGCATCTCTTCGAACAGGCCAATAAAATCCTGGACTTCGAGCTTACCCGGATCATGTTTGAAGGTACGGATGAAGAACTCAAACAGACTAACGTAACCCAACCCGCCATATTTCTGCATTCCGTGGTACTGGCTACCGTGACGCCCAATTTTGACCCCGCCATGGTAGCAGGCCACTCTCTGGGTGAATTCTCCGCCCTGGTGGCGGCGGGAGGACTATCTTTTGAGGATGGCCTGAAACTGGTAGCTCAGCGCGCTGATGCCATGCAGAAAGCCTGTGAAATACAGCCTTCTACGATGGCGGCCATTCTGGGGCTTCCTGATGAAGTCATAGAAGAGGTGTGCGCTTCGATTAAAGACGAAATCATCGTTCCGGCCAACTATAATTGTCCGGGCCAGGTTGTTATTTCGGGTACCATGGAGGGTATCCGGATCGCATGCGAAAAATTGAAAGAGGCCGGTGCTAAGCGCGCACTACCATTGCCGGTCGGCGGCGCGTTTCATTCGCCCCTCATGGAGCCTGCCCGCGAGGAATTAGCGAAGGCCATTGAGCAAACCCGCTTACAACCTCCCCGTTGCCCGATTTACCAAAACGTTACGGCTTGTCCCTCAACCGATATTGACTCGATCAAGACCAATCTGATTGCCCAACTCACGGCCCCCGTTCGCTGGACCCAATCCGTCGAGAGAATGGTAGCCGACGGTGCTACTTCTTTCGTTGAGTGTGGACCCGGAAAAGTACTACAGGGTTTGGTGCGAAAGATAGCCAGCGAGGTGGAAACCGCAGGTCTGTAA
- a CDS encoding thiol-disulfide oxidoreductase DCC family protein, whose protein sequence is MNVVYFDGVCNLCNSAVNFLIDRDKKGRLKFASLQSEAGKVVLQRLGLLAQDYDSFILLVNGKPYQKSEAAVEVMKLLGGGWSLLYGFRIIPRAWRDWLYTRIAQNRYRWFGKRTECRLPTPQLRARFL, encoded by the coding sequence ATGAATGTGGTATATTTTGATGGCGTGTGTAATCTGTGCAATAGCGCCGTCAATTTCTTGATTGATCGGGACAAGAAAGGGAGGCTAAAATTTGCCTCCCTGCAATCCGAAGCCGGCAAAGTAGTACTCCAACGTTTGGGTCTTCTCGCGCAGGACTACGACAGTTTTATTCTATTAGTGAACGGGAAACCCTACCAGAAATCGGAGGCCGCGGTGGAAGTAATGAAACTACTGGGCGGAGGGTGGTCGCTCCTGTATGGTTTCAGAATAATACCCCGTGCCTGGCGCGATTGGCTCTATACCCGCATAGCCCAAAATAGGTACCGCTGGTTTGGCAAACGTACGGAATGCCGCCTGCCTACCCCCCAATTACGCGCTCGTTTTCTGTGA
- a CDS encoding gliding motility-associated C-terminal domain-containing protein, producing MTAVNRYGNESAPSNLVCKDNCPQFALPNVFTPNGDGKNDTFKPLNCPTFIETVTFRVYNRWGVKVFETTDLDINWNGKTTGGQDAAAGQYYYEASVTFESVVRPGQPLILKGWIQLLR from the coding sequence GTGACGGCGGTGAACCGCTATGGCAATGAAAGTGCGCCGAGTAACCTGGTATGCAAGGACAACTGTCCCCAGTTTGCCCTGCCCAATGTGTTTACTCCGAATGGCGATGGGAAAAACGATACTTTCAAGCCACTGAACTGCCCTACCTTTATAGAAACTGTTACGTTCAGAGTCTACAATCGCTGGGGGGTAAAAGTGTTTGAAACGACCGATCTGGACATTAACTGGAACGGCAAGACCACCGGCGGACAGGACGCCGCTGCTGGCCAGTACTACTATGAAGCCAGCGTGACCTTCGAATCGGTCGTCAGGCCGGGGCAACCCCTGATCCTGAAAGGCTGGATTCAATTGCTGCGCTGA